From one Mangrovibacterium diazotrophicum genomic stretch:
- a CDS encoding cache domain-containing protein: MKKDIVAPRIPEYIRKIVILSTILISVGVGLAITVQQFVFYQRVSGQRRQDVIEKHKQFVKDLIAIELDYVSNQKIEFDKRVAGELSESVTEAYQLATALYQRYEGKMSESEIKGLIIQAVASLHSTSPYTHVFINNRNGRGVFYFGNSDFNGKDLSGLEDLHGNKVIQAEINLINVEEEGFINYDNGAVKGHDDLNSKICFVKRFPHFNWYFGAKCYLDDYYEDFKMEIARKISSERFRYGGYVFMNELDGHPVVMDGKIYKGTFNFFDGSDNGREEIFKQQVEAAKGNADGGYFSYRWNKIGENEDSEKISYVRFFEPCEWLIGAGFYTDEVESEIAVQNKELKSGLFWNILQVIVILALAVLFELYLLYRFNRNFQADFNHFTRFFRVGKGRYQKIGVDKIHFREFKNMGKVANEMIEERVRVHEQLLEEQRRAQESDRLKTAFLANMSHEIRTPMNAILGFSELLNDEELPPDVSREFVRLILQNGEMLMKLINDIIDIAKIESGQMSVMSHEFNLSELLVSVNQHFQGVLDKDPAKNIQLELESNLPENFICQSDEFRLKQVLLNLVGNAVKFTSEGKVKLNVNLVENEKIIFNVSDTGIGIPHADIETIFERFMQAGNHLSKNFGGTGLGLAISKNIVNILGGEISVKSDEGKGSQFEFYIPVSK, from the coding sequence ATGAAAAAAGACATAGTAGCCCCAAGAATACCAGAATACATACGCAAAATTGTAATCTTGTCGACGATTCTCATCTCTGTGGGGGTGGGGTTGGCGATTACTGTTCAACAATTTGTTTTTTATCAGCGGGTTAGTGGACAGAGACGGCAGGATGTAATTGAAAAGCACAAACAGTTTGTCAAGGATTTGATTGCGATAGAGTTAGATTACGTTTCGAATCAAAAAATAGAATTTGATAAACGGGTGGCCGGCGAACTTTCGGAAAGTGTAACCGAAGCCTATCAATTGGCGACAGCTCTCTATCAACGCTATGAAGGCAAAATGTCGGAGTCTGAAATTAAAGGCTTAATTATTCAGGCGGTAGCTTCTTTGCATAGCACCTCTCCCTATACACATGTCTTTATCAATAACCGGAACGGGCGGGGGGTGTTTTATTTCGGAAATTCTGATTTCAATGGGAAGGACCTCTCGGGGCTGGAAGATTTACATGGGAACAAAGTTATTCAGGCCGAAATAAACCTTATAAACGTGGAGGAAGAGGGTTTTATAAATTATGATAATGGTGCTGTTAAAGGGCATGACGATCTGAATAGTAAAATCTGTTTCGTGAAACGGTTTCCGCATTTTAATTGGTATTTCGGGGCGAAATGTTATTTGGATGATTATTATGAGGATTTCAAAATGGAGATTGCCCGTAAGATTAGCTCGGAGCGTTTTCGCTACGGCGGCTATGTTTTCATGAATGAATTGGATGGCCATCCTGTTGTGATGGATGGCAAAATATATAAGGGTACTTTCAATTTTTTTGATGGCTCGGACAATGGGAGGGAAGAGATTTTCAAACAACAGGTTGAAGCAGCTAAAGGAAATGCCGACGGTGGTTATTTTTCTTATCGATGGAATAAAATAGGTGAAAACGAGGACTCGGAGAAAATTTCGTACGTGCGTTTTTTTGAACCCTGTGAATGGTTAATTGGTGCTGGTTTTTACACCGATGAAGTTGAGTCGGAAATCGCCGTTCAGAACAAGGAGTTGAAGTCCGGATTGTTCTGGAATATCCTGCAAGTGATCGTCATACTGGCATTGGCGGTTTTGTTCGAACTGTATTTGCTTTACCGTTTTAATAGAAATTTTCAAGCAGATTTTAATCATTTTACCCGGTTCTTTCGGGTTGGAAAAGGGCGGTATCAGAAAATCGGTGTTGACAAGATTCACTTCCGTGAATTTAAAAACATGGGGAAAGTAGCCAATGAGATGATCGAAGAGCGGGTTCGCGTGCATGAGCAGTTGTTGGAAGAGCAACGACGCGCGCAGGAGTCGGATCGTTTGAAAACAGCATTTCTGGCAAACATGTCGCACGAAATCCGCACACCGATGAACGCGATTTTGGGATTTTCGGAGCTATTGAACGACGAAGAGTTGCCGCCTGATGTTAGTCGCGAGTTTGTTCGGTTGATTCTTCAAAATGGCGAAATGCTGATGAAGTTGATCAACGATATCATAGATATTGCCAAGATCGAATCGGGGCAGATGTCTGTCATGAGTCACGAGTTTAACCTGTCGGAATTGTTGGTAAGTGTCAATCAGCATTTCCAAGGCGTTTTGGATAAAGATCCGGCTAAAAATATTCAATTGGAGTTGGAGAGCAATTTGCCGGAAAATTTCATTTGTCAGTCGGACGAGTTCCGATTGAAGCAGGTTCTGCTTAACTTGGTGGGCAATGCTGTAAAGTTTACTTCAGAAGGGAAGGTGAAATTAAATGTAAATCTCGTTGAAAATGAGAAGATCATTTTTAATGTATCCGATACCGGCATTGGTATTCCTCATGCGGATATTGAAACAATTTTTGAGCGCTTCATGCAGGCCGGTAATCACCTTTCGAAGAACTTTGGAGGAACAGGCTTAGGTCTGGCTATTTCTAAAAATATCGTGAATATTCTGGGAGGAGAAATCTCCGTGAAGTCGGACGAAGGAAAAGGTTCACAGTTCGAATTTTACATTCCTGTTTCTAAGTAG
- a CDS encoding sensor histidine kinase, which produces MARNLITALIFLAVSLSWNFQLRAAGENTLDDIREKIHSLNELAGMEAKNENFMTSMQLSQTALDLSQKYGILDEAAAANENLADNYLGFKNQAEAVRFYQEAVRLNEKLNNNDAALRLHKKISALLLQNGNYQRSIEHLNAYQNLKDSIDKQKQKEQIAGMEAQFAKEISDTENRLTAVQDQKQKTNEILLITAVALLVLVVIALIIAVQKHLQVKKYFLRLNEQKDRMFSLISHGLRGPIGSVKGIFDLIVEQDMDDPKELKSILNESREVVDSSFNLLENLLNWSKSQTGNLTVNPQKISVGSLVKENLMLFTSSIKHKNFTIENHVSDEHYAYADMEMINIVIRNILSNSVKFTRTAGKISLYSQIAKDRLLLTVSDTGVGMTRDMIDEIMEDDPVAIGYNEANYEKDRGIGLKICKDFLQKNNGKLSIESSPNQGSRFFIYLPLSA; this is translated from the coding sequence ATGGCCCGTAACCTGATCACAGCGTTGATTTTTTTGGCAGTAAGTTTAAGTTGGAATTTCCAACTTAGGGCTGCTGGTGAAAATACGCTTGACGACATTCGGGAGAAAATTCACTCGCTTAACGAGCTGGCCGGCATGGAGGCGAAAAATGAAAACTTCATGACCAGCATGCAATTGAGCCAAACAGCCCTTGATCTTTCCCAAAAATACGGCATTTTAGACGAGGCTGCTGCAGCCAATGAAAACCTGGCAGACAACTACCTGGGATTTAAAAACCAAGCGGAAGCTGTACGGTTTTATCAGGAAGCTGTAAGGCTAAATGAGAAATTAAACAACAATGATGCAGCTTTGCGTCTGCACAAGAAAATATCCGCCCTCTTGCTTCAAAACGGCAATTACCAGCGGTCTATTGAGCACCTTAACGCCTACCAGAATCTAAAAGACAGCATTGACAAGCAAAAGCAGAAGGAGCAAATTGCCGGAATGGAAGCTCAATTTGCAAAGGAAATTTCGGACACCGAAAATCGCCTGACTGCCGTCCAGGATCAGAAGCAAAAAACAAACGAAATTTTACTGATCACTGCTGTGGCCCTGCTGGTTCTGGTTGTTATTGCACTGATTATCGCCGTACAGAAGCACCTGCAGGTTAAAAAATACTTCCTGCGCCTGAACGAGCAAAAAGATCGAATGTTCTCGCTGATCAGCCATGGATTGCGTGGCCCGATTGGTAGTGTAAAAGGCATTTTCGACCTGATTGTGGAACAAGACATGGACGATCCGAAGGAATTGAAGAGCATTTTGAACGAATCCCGCGAAGTAGTTGACAGTTCTTTCAACTTATTGGAAAACCTGCTTAACTGGTCGAAAAGCCAAACCGGCAACCTGACTGTCAATCCGCAAAAAATTAGCGTGGGAAGCTTGGTTAAAGAAAATCTGATGCTGTTTACCAGCTCCATCAAGCATAAGAACTTCACAATCGAAAATCATGTCAGCGACGAGCACTACGCTTATGCCGATATGGAAATGATCAATATTGTTATCCGGAATATACTTTCGAACTCAGTAAAGTTCACACGTACAGCCGGGAAAATCAGCCTTTATTCTCAGATTGCCAAAGACCGGCTATTACTGACTGTTTCTGATACCGGAGTTGGAATGACACGTGACATGATTGACGAGATCATGGAAGATGATCCGGTTGCAATTGGCTACAATGAAGCAAATTACGAAAAGGACAGAGGCATTGGCTTAAAGATTTGCAAAGACTTTCTACAGAAAAACAACGGCAAACTCAGCATTGAAAGTTCACCAAATCAGGGCAGTCGCTTCTTTATCTACTTGCCTTTAAGTGCCTAA
- a CDS encoding TlpA family protein disulfide reductase produces MKTWAILVLFTLNLLSINAKAQDEPEKSTLVKVGQDAPDFSFTDESGVSHKLDELKGKVVLLNFFATWCGPCMKEMPHVQKEIFDKYGKNDNFILLSIGREHSPQEMKDFKEKKAFTFNIIADQNREIYSKFALQYIPRNILIDKDGKILYSSIGFDEEEFAQLVNKIEAQLN; encoded by the coding sequence ATGAAAACGTGGGCTATTCTAGTCTTATTTACACTTAATTTACTGTCTATAAATGCGAAAGCTCAGGATGAGCCCGAAAAGTCAACTTTGGTAAAGGTTGGCCAGGACGCTCCGGATTTCTCATTTACTGACGAAAGCGGTGTGTCCCACAAATTGGATGAGCTGAAAGGAAAGGTCGTATTGTTAAATTTTTTCGCGACTTGGTGCGGCCCTTGCATGAAAGAAATGCCGCATGTTCAAAAAGAAATTTTCGATAAATACGGCAAGAATGATAATTTCATTTTGTTATCGATCGGACGGGAACACAGCCCGCAGGAGATGAAAGATTTCAAAGAGAAAAAGGCGTTTACATTCAACATTATAGCTGATCAAAACAGGGAAATTTATTCTAAATTTGCGCTACAGTACATCCCTCGCAATATATTGATTGATAAAGATGGGAAAATACTGTACAGTTCGATCGGCTTTGACGAAGAAGAATTCGCTCAACTAGTAAATAAAATTGAAGCTCAACTAAATTAG
- a CDS encoding phosphoribosylaminoimidazolesuccinocarboxamide synthase, with protein sequence MTKALTRTDFNFPNQKSVYHGKVRDVYNIDGEYLVMVVSDRISAFDVILPEGIPYKGQVLNQIAAKFLDATADIVPNWKIATPDPNVTVGHACEPFKVEMVIRGYLTGHAWREYKSGKRSLCGVPLPEGMVENQKFEAPILTPTTKADEGHDEDISREEIISSGLVSKEDYEMLEDYTLNLFARGTEIAAEKGLILVDTKYEFGKKDGKIYLIDEINTPDSSRYFYAEGYADRLAKGEQQKQLSKEFVRQWLIENGFQGKEGQSIPKMDEAFVTSVTDRYIELFENITGDSFEKSDIDQIQGRIEKNVTDFLKTL encoded by the coding sequence ATGACTAAAGCATTGACCAGAACGGATTTCAATTTTCCGAATCAAAAAAGTGTTTACCATGGTAAAGTTCGTGACGTTTACAACATCGATGGCGAGTACCTGGTAATGGTTGTTAGCGACCGCATTTCTGCATTCGACGTAATCCTGCCTGAAGGTATTCCTTACAAAGGACAGGTGTTGAACCAGATTGCAGCCAAATTCCTGGACGCAACTGCCGACATCGTACCTAACTGGAAAATTGCAACTCCCGATCCCAATGTAACTGTAGGCCACGCTTGCGAGCCATTCAAAGTTGAAATGGTAATCCGCGGCTACCTGACCGGCCACGCATGGCGCGAATACAAGAGCGGGAAACGCAGTCTTTGCGGCGTTCCACTTCCTGAAGGAATGGTTGAAAACCAAAAATTCGAAGCTCCAATTCTTACTCCAACGACAAAGGCAGACGAAGGCCACGATGAAGATATTTCACGTGAAGAAATCATCAGCAGCGGATTAGTTAGCAAAGAAGACTACGAAATGCTGGAGGACTACACATTGAATTTGTTTGCTCGCGGAACTGAGATTGCAGCTGAAAAAGGCTTGATTTTGGTTGACACCAAATACGAGTTTGGTAAAAAAGACGGTAAAATCTACCTGATCGACGAAATCAACACACCAGACTCTTCTCGCTATTTCTACGCTGAAGGTTATGCTGATCGTTTGGCAAAAGGTGAACAACAAAAACAATTGTCGAAAGAGTTCGTTCGTCAATGGTTGATCGAAAACGGCTTCCAGGGTAAAGAAGGACAAAGCATTCCGAAAATGGACGAAGCATTCGTTACATCTGTTACCGATCGTTACATCGAGCTTTTCGAAAACATTACCGGCGACAGCTTTGAAAAATCAGACATCGATCAAATTCAAGGTCGCATCGAGAAAAATGTAACCGATTTCCTGAAAACTCTCTAA
- a CDS encoding PhoH family protein, with product MFEKLILLEGVDPLEFYGVNNAKIDLIKAFFPKLKIISRGNQLIVQGDKKESASFEQKLEQLLDHYHQFNILPEETIRQVMNNDPLAMEALNVSPGDVLLHGNSGKPIRARTPNQRILVEESRKADLIFAIGPAGTGKTYTAIALAVRALKNREIRRIILSRPAVEAGERLGFLPGDLKEKIDPYLQPLYDALQDMIPAKKLEEFMKDGIIQIAPLAFMRGRTLSDAFVILDEAQNTTLNQLKMFLTRMGMNAKFIITGDETQIDLPSASQSGLIQAKKILRNIEGISFVQFNTKDIVRHRLVRDIVEAYDKHYQKQLAKAEERKSQNKLEER from the coding sequence ATGTTTGAAAAGCTAATATTGCTGGAAGGGGTTGATCCTCTTGAATTTTACGGTGTAAACAATGCGAAAATCGACCTGATTAAAGCATTCTTTCCCAAACTGAAAATTATTAGTCGAGGCAACCAATTGATCGTTCAGGGCGACAAAAAAGAAAGCGCTTCTTTTGAGCAAAAGCTGGAACAATTACTCGACCATTATCACCAATTCAACATTTTGCCCGAGGAGACCATCCGCCAGGTCATGAACAATGATCCGCTGGCCATGGAAGCTTTGAATGTTTCGCCCGGAGACGTGTTACTGCACGGCAACAGTGGGAAACCCATTCGGGCACGCACACCCAATCAGCGCATTTTGGTTGAAGAGAGCCGCAAGGCAGACCTGATATTTGCCATTGGCCCAGCCGGTACCGGAAAAACTTACACGGCAATTGCATTGGCAGTTCGCGCGCTGAAAAACCGGGAAATCCGCCGGATTATTCTGAGTCGCCCTGCTGTTGAAGCAGGAGAACGATTGGGCTTTCTGCCAGGTGACCTGAAAGAAAAGATCGACCCGTATTTACAGCCGCTTTATGATGCCTTGCAAGACATGATTCCAGCGAAGAAATTGGAAGAATTTATGAAAGACGGCATCATCCAGATTGCCCCGCTGGCATTCATGCGCGGGCGCACGCTCAGCGACGCCTTTGTGATTTTGGATGAAGCACAAAACACCACGCTAAACCAGCTGAAGATGTTCCTGACGCGTATGGGGATGAATGCCAAATTCATCATTACCGGCGACGAAACGCAAATTGACCTGCCATCGGCCAGCCAATCGGGATTAATACAGGCCAAGAAAATTTTGCGAAACATTGAGGGCATTTCCTTTGTTCAATTCAACACCAAAGACATTGTGCGTCACCGCTTGGTGCGCGACATTGTTGAAGCTTACGATAAACACTATCAAAAACAATTAGCAAAAGCAGAAGAACGAAAATCACAAAATAAATTAGAAGAAAGATGA